From the Manis javanica isolate MJ-LG chromosome 13, MJ_LKY, whole genome shotgun sequence genome, one window contains:
- the BEND3 gene encoding BEN domain-containing protein 3: MNATEFSEDVEEVLKNNPVKVEAEVEDAALDCSVNSRASENHPLDSVFTALQDVGKRKPGGDGQPDSVPSVKRRRLIPEALLAGMRNRENSSPCQGNGEQAGRGRGLGSAWPAEEGPCSDVSTPSYKKPLYGISHKILEKKNPPSGDVLSTYEPLEKAIPSHSPSPLRLLNEPQKRDCGSAPAAADGDPNIYFLIQKMFYMLNTLSSNMSQLHSKVDLLSLEVSRIKKQVSPAETVARFQPPPEYQLTAAELKQIADQSLSGGDLACRVLVQLFPELFSDVDFARGCSACGFAAKRRLESLQLQLVRDYVEVYYPAVRDLAVWQAECVPQLNDFFSRFWAQREMEDGQPGGPGAGFFEAEPADAAHFLDGKDPEEALSLDRSSTVASDPAVDARDLTEFLDEASSPGEFAVFLLRRLFPELFDRRKLGEQFSCYGDGGRQELDPQRLQIIRNYTEIYFPDMQEEEAWLQQCAQRIDDELEGLGPDAGSEGEPPRDDCYDSSSLPDDVSVVKVEDGLEGERPGRRSKKIWLVPIDFDKLQIPQPDFEVPGADCLLSREQLRGIYESSLSIGNFASRLLVHLFPELFTHENLRKQYNCSGSLGKKQLDPARIKLIRHYVQLLYPRAKNDRVWTLEFVGKLDERCRRRDTEQRRSYQQQRRGHGPGPESRDLASYPVNPERFREEFEGPPLPPERSSKDFCKIPLDELVVPPPDFPAPAQHLLSDKEVREIVQQSLSVGNFAARLLVRLFPELFTAENLRLQYNHSGACNKKQLDPTRLRLIRHYVEAVYPVEKMEEVWHYECIPSIDERCRRPNRKKCDILKKAKKVEK, encoded by the exons ATGAACGCAACTGAATTCAGTGAAGATGTAGAGGAAG TTCTAAAAAACAACCCTGTGAAGGTGGAGGCCGAGGTCGAAGATGCTGCCCTTGACTGCTCGGTGAATTCCAGGGCCTCTGAGAATCACCCCCTGGACAGCGTCTTCACTGCCCTGCAGGACGTCGGGAAGCGAAAGCCGGGTGGCGACGGCCAGCCTGACTCCGTCCCCAGCGTGAAGAGGCGGCGGCTGATTCCCGAG GCGCTCCTCGCAGGCATGCGGAACCGGGAGAACAGCTCGCCCTGCCAGGGCAACGGGGAGCAggcgggcaggggcaggggcctgggctcCGCGTGGCCGGCGGAGGAGGGGCCCTGCAGCGACGTGAGCACCCCCTCCTACAAGAAGCCTCTGTACGGCATCTCGCACAAGATCCTGGAGAAGAAGAACCCTCCCTCCGGGGATGTGCTGAGCACCTACGAGCCCCTGGAGAAGGCGATCCCCAGCCACAGCCCCTCGCCGCTGCGGCTCCTGAACGAGCCCCAGAAGCGGGACTGCGGCAGTGCCCCCGCTGCCGCTGACGGTGACCCCAACATCTACTTCCTGATCCAGAAGATGTTCTACATGCTCAACACGCTCTCCTCCAACATGTCGCAGCTGCACAGCAAGGTGGACCTGCTCTCGCTGGAGGTGAGCCGCATCAAGAAGCAGGTGAGCCCCGCCGAGACGGTGGCCAGGTTCCAGCCCCCGCCCGAGTACCAGCTCACGGCGGCCGAGCTCAAGCAGATCGCGGACCAGAGCCTGTCGGGCGGCGACCTGGCCTGCCGCGTGCTGGTGCAGCTCTTCCCCGAGCTCTTCAGCGACGTGGACTTCGCCCGTGGCTGCAGCGCCTGCGGCTTCGCGGCCAAGCGGCGGCTGGAGtcgctgcagctgcagctcgtgCGCGACTACGTGGAGGTGTACTACCCCGCCGTGCGGGACCTGGCCGTGTGGCAGGCCGAGTGCGTGCCGCAGCTCAATGACTTCTTCAGCCGCTTCTGGGCGCAGCGCGAGATGGAGGACGGCCAGCCTGGCGGCCCGGGGGCCGGCTTCTTTGAGGCAGAGCCGGCGGACGCCGCCCACTTCCTGGATGGCAAGGACCCGGAGGAGGCCCTGTCCCTGGACCGCAGCAGCACCGTCGCCTCCGACCCCGCGGTGGACGCGCGCGACCTCACCGAGTTCCTGGACGAGGCCTCCTCGCCCGGCGAGTTCGCCGTCTTCCTGCTCCGCCGCCTCTTCCCCGAGCTCTTCGACCGCCGGAAGCTGGGCGAGCAGTTCAGCTGCTACGGGGATGGCGGCCGGCAAGAGCTGGACCCGCAGCGGCTGCAGATCATCCGCAACTACACGGAGATCTACTTCCCCGACatgcaggaggaggaggcctggCTGCAGCAGTGCGCGCAGCGCATCGACGACGAGCTGGAGGGCCTGGGGCCGGACGCGGGCAGCGAGGGCGAGCCCCCACGCGACGACTGCTACGACTCGTCCAGCCTGCCCGACGACGTCTCCGTGGTCAAGGTGGAGGACGGCCTGGAGGGCGAGCGGCCCGGCCGGCGGTCCAAGAAGATCTGGCTGGTGCCCATCGACTTCGACAAGCTGCAGATCCCGCAGCCCGACTTCGAGGTGCCAGGCGCCGACTGCCTGCTCAGCAGGGAGCAGCTGCGTGGCATCTACGAGAGCAGCCTGTCCATCGGCAACTTCGCGTCGCGCCTGCTGGTGCATCTGTTCCCCGAGCTCTTCACGCACGAGAACCTGCGCAAACAGTACAACTGCAGCGGCTCGCTGGGCAAGAAGCAGCTGGACCCCGCGCGCATCAAGCTCATCCGCCACTACGTGCAGCTGCTCTACCCCCGCGCCAAGAACGACCGCGTCTGGACACTGGAGTTCGTGGGCAAACTGGACGAGCGCTGCAGGCGCCGCGACACCGAGCAGAGGCGCTCCTACCAGCAGCAGCGCCGGGGCCACGGCCCGGGCCCCGAGAGCAGGGACCTGGCGAGCTACCCAGTCAATCCCGAGAGGTTCCGGGAGGAATTCGAAGGGCCGCCGCTGCCGCCCGAGAGGAGCAGCAAGGACTTCTGCAAGATCCCGCTGGACGAGCTGGTGGTGCCGCCGCCCGACTTCCCGGCGCCCGCGCAGCACCTGCTGTCGGACAAGGAGGTGCGCGAGATCGTGCAGCAGAGCCTGTCGGTGGGCAACTTCGCCGCCCGGCTGCTCGTGCGCCTCTTCCCCGAGCTCTTCACGGCCGAGAACCTCCGGCTGCAGTACAACCACTCCGGGGCCTGCAACAAGAAGCAGCTGGACCCCACGCGACTGCGGCTCATCCGGCACTACGTGGAGGCCGTGTACCCGGTGGAGAAGATGGAGGAGGTGTGGCACTACGAGTGCATCCCCAGCATCGACGAGCGCTGCCGCCGCCCCAACAGGAAGAAGTGCGACATCCTCAAGAAGGCCAAGAAGGTGGAGAAGTGA